In a single window of the Acinetobacter tibetensis genome:
- a CDS encoding NAD(P)/FAD-dependent oxidoreductase → MNELHKIVIVGGGAGGLELATLLGEHFGKQAKAKIILVDQNLTHIWKPLLHEIAVGTLNAHSEELNYYAHAAQHDYEFVLGRFTELDRANKSLLLEHPLSGANEDQHHYSLHYDTLIFAIGSTSNDFNTEGVREHCHFLDSRAQAEQFQQQLLHLYVAAQTQSSPTDLNIAIIGAGATGVELAAELVQSTQSFHQYGLNKIDPKRVKISLIEAADRILPALSEKISQHTLRELHHANIQVLTHKRVSKIDKKHIYFAHGASIPADLKVWCAGIQAPKVFQQLTEFEKDHLNRLKVYATLQTQTDPNIFAFGDCAHCQPIADEPVLGPRAQVASQQAHFLVSAMSARIKNKAQPMFKFADKGSLVSLSHHKAVGELLGQVNVQGWVAKSLYISLYRMHQATLHGYTRTAYFMAKDAMNKKLAPNIKLH, encoded by the coding sequence TGGCTACTTTATTGGGAGAACATTTTGGTAAACAGGCTAAAGCCAAAATTATTTTGGTTGACCAAAACCTAACGCATATTTGGAAACCGTTATTACATGAGATTGCAGTCGGTACACTGAATGCCCACAGCGAAGAACTGAATTATTATGCTCATGCAGCGCAACATGATTACGAATTTGTCTTAGGTCGCTTTACTGAATTAGATCGAGCCAATAAAAGTCTTTTATTAGAACATCCACTTTCTGGTGCGAACGAAGATCAGCATCACTATTCCCTTCACTATGACACGCTTATTTTTGCTATTGGCTCTACATCGAACGACTTCAACACAGAAGGCGTACGTGAACATTGCCATTTTCTAGACAGTCGTGCACAAGCCGAGCAATTTCAGCAACAACTTTTGCACTTATATGTGGCCGCACAAACCCAGTCTTCGCCCACGGATTTGAATATTGCCATTATTGGCGCGGGTGCAACTGGAGTAGAATTGGCGGCAGAACTGGTACAGAGCACACAAAGCTTTCATCAATATGGGCTCAATAAAATCGATCCTAAACGAGTAAAAATCTCACTCATTGAAGCTGCTGACCGAATTTTACCCGCACTGTCAGAGAAAATATCGCAACATACTTTACGTGAACTTCATCATGCCAATATTCAAGTTTTGACCCATAAGCGGGTCAGCAAAATTGATAAAAAACACATTTATTTCGCTCATGGTGCCAGTATTCCCGCAGATCTAAAAGTTTGGTGTGCAGGGATTCAAGCCCCTAAAGTATTTCAACAATTGACGGAATTTGAAAAAGATCATTTAAATCGTTTAAAAGTCTACGCGACCCTACAAACCCAAACAGACCCGAATATTTTTGCTTTTGGTGATTGTGCACATTGTCAGCCCATTGCCGATGAACCTGTACTTGGACCCCGCGCACAAGTCGCGAGTCAACAAGCGCATTTCTTGGTGAGTGCAATGTCTGCACGAATTAAAAACAAAGCACAGCCGATGTTTAAATTTGCAGATAAGGGCTCCCTAGTGTCATTAAGTCATCATAAAGCTGTAGGAGAATTACTCGGGCAAGTGAATGTGCAAGGTTGGGTGGCGAAATCACTCTACATCTCGTTATATCGTATGCATCAAGCAACCTTACATGGATATACCCGCACAGCTTATTTTATGGCAAAAGATGCAATGAACAAAAAACTGGCACCTAATATTAAATTGCATTGA
- the slyD gene encoding peptidylprolyl isomerase encodes MTAIANNHVVSFHYTLTNAEGETLDQSQGEPLAYLHGAGNIIPGLEKALEGKTVGEKFTVNVPAAEGYGEYNPDLVQEVPAQMFQGVDNIQAGMQFQAQTDDGVQIVTVKAVEGDNVIVDANFPLAGQDLTFAVEIVEIREASQEELDHGHVHGAGGHHH; translated from the coding sequence ATGACTGCTATTGCAAATAACCACGTGGTTTCTTTCCACTACACATTGACTAACGCAGAGGGTGAAACTCTCGACCAATCTCAAGGTGAACCACTTGCATATTTGCACGGTGCGGGCAACATTATCCCTGGTTTAGAAAAAGCGCTTGAAGGCAAAACAGTAGGCGAAAAATTTACTGTTAACGTTCCTGCTGCTGAAGGCTATGGCGAATACAACCCAGACCTAGTACAAGAAGTTCCAGCGCAAATGTTCCAAGGCGTTGACAACATTCAAGCGGGCATGCAATTCCAAGCGCAAACTGATGACGGCGTTCAAATCGTTACTGTTAAAGCAGTTGAAGGCGACAACGTAATCGTTGATGCAAACTTCCCACTTGCTGGTCAAGACTTAACTTTCGCAGTTGAAATCGTAGAAATCCGTGAAGCTTCTCAAGAAGAATTAGATCACGGTCACGTACACGGTGCGGGTGGTCATCACCACTAA
- a CDS encoding cryptochrome/photolyase family protein, with amino-acid sequence MQLIWFRQDLRIQDHAALWYATQADSCLAVVILSPEQWAIHHDAPVKIDFYLRQLHSLKEQLHQLNIPLIIHQVPLWKDIPQALLDLSTTYAVETIHANIEFGVNELKRDSEVQNLLQQHKKSLELYQDRTLFPIGSIRNKSQHPYQVFGAFKKYCYEQFSLSLPQCYPTPIAQAPVNLMVDNKVPKLAELWSNTLDADFETQWPVGENYALQRLDDFIKNKVSYYHNERDFPHSQGTSQISAYLNIGMLSIRQCIQALFRAQQGHFLPENLGQQTWLDELLWREFYQHILYDFPQVSKHLPFKASTQYIQWRDAPEDLAAWQQGRTGIPIVDAGMRQLLATGWMHNRVRMITAMFLCKNLLIDWRLGEQWFMQHLIDGDLAANNGGWQWCASTGTDAVPYFRIFNPISQSQKFDANGDYIRKWLPELAHLDAKSIHEPFAKNANLKLNYPHPIVDLKSSRQRAIDAFKGI; translated from the coding sequence ATGCAATTGATTTGGTTCCGACAAGACTTACGTATACAAGACCACGCTGCACTTTGGTATGCCACACAAGCCGATTCCTGTTTGGCTGTGGTTATCTTATCTCCTGAACAATGGGCGATTCACCATGATGCACCTGTTAAAATAGATTTTTACTTACGTCAATTACATTCCTTAAAAGAACAACTCCATCAACTCAATATTCCTCTTATCATTCACCAAGTGCCTTTGTGGAAAGATATTCCTCAAGCACTACTGGATTTGAGTACTACATATGCAGTAGAAACAATTCATGCCAATATTGAGTTTGGTGTGAATGAGTTAAAGCGTGATAGTGAAGTTCAGAATTTACTTCAACAACATAAAAAATCATTAGAGCTTTATCAAGATCGTACGCTTTTCCCGATTGGCTCAATTCGAAATAAATCCCAACACCCCTATCAAGTCTTTGGTGCATTTAAAAAATATTGTTATGAACAATTCAGTTTGAGTCTGCCGCAATGTTACCCGACACCCATCGCTCAAGCACCTGTTAATCTCATGGTAGATAACAAGGTTCCTAAACTCGCTGAATTATGGAGCAATACACTTGATGCTGATTTTGAAACTCAATGGCCTGTCGGTGAAAACTATGCCTTACAACGCTTAGATGATTTCATTAAAAACAAAGTTAGCTACTATCATAATGAAAGGGACTTTCCTCATTCACAGGGTACTAGTCAAATATCGGCTTATTTAAACATTGGTATGCTTTCCATTCGCCAATGTATTCAAGCCCTATTCAGAGCGCAACAAGGACACTTCCTCCCTGAAAATTTAGGACAGCAAACTTGGTTAGATGAACTGCTTTGGCGTGAGTTTTATCAACACATCTTGTATGACTTTCCGCAGGTATCTAAGCACCTACCTTTCAAAGCAAGTACCCAATATATTCAATGGCGTGATGCACCTGAAGACTTAGCGGCATGGCAACAAGGACGGACTGGCATCCCGATTGTTGATGCAGGAATGCGACAACTGCTTGCCACGGGCTGGATGCACAATCGTGTCCGTATGATCACTGCAATGTTCTTATGTAAAAACTTACTGATTGACTGGCGGCTTGGCGAACAATGGTTTATGCAACATTTAATTGATGGTGACTTAGCTGCAAATAATGGCGGTTGGCAATGGTGCGCATCCACAGGTACAGATGCTGTACCCTATTTTCGGATCTTCAACCCAATTAGCCAATCACAAAAATTTGATGCCAATGGCGACTATATTCGCAAATGGCTACCCGAGTTAGCCCATCTCGATGCCAAGAGTATTCATGAACCATTTGCCAAAAATGCAAACTTAAAACTAAACTATCCCCACCCGATTGTAGATTTAAAATCCAGTCGTCAGCGGGCAATTGATGCCTTTAAAGGTATCTAA